The following proteins are co-located in the Onychomys torridus chromosome 6, mOncTor1.1, whole genome shotgun sequence genome:
- the Ctsk gene encoding cathepsin K — MWVFRFLLLPALSFALYPEEMLDTQWELWKKTHRKQYNSKVDEVSRRLIWEKNLKHISIHNLEASLGVHTYELAMNHLGDMTSEEVVQKMTGLRLPPSHSHSNDTLYIPEWEGRAPDSIDYRKKGYVTPVKNQGECGSCWAFSSAGALEGQLKKKTGKLLTLSPQNLVDCVSENYGCGGGYMTTAFRYVQTNGGIDSEDAYPYVGQDQSCMYNPTAKAAKCRGYREIPVGDEKALKRAVARVGPISVSIDASLPSFQFYSRGVYYDENCDPDNVNHAVLVVGYGVQKGSKHWIIKNSWGESWGNKGYVLLARNKNNACGITSLASFPKM; from the exons ATGTGGGTGTTCAGGTTTCTGCTGCTACCCGCCTTGAGCTTTGCTCTCTACCCCGAGGAAATGCTGGATACCCAGTGGGAGCTCTGGAAGAAGACCCACAGGAAGCAGTATAACAGCAAG GTGGATGAAGTCTCACGGCGTTTAATTTGGGAAAAAAACTTGAAGCATATTTCCATCCATAATCTTGAGGCCTCTCTCGGTGTCCATACATATGAACTGGCCATGAATCACTTGGGAGACATG ACCAGTGAAGAAGTGGTTCAGAAGATGACCGGACTCAGGTTACCACCCTCTCACTCCCACAGTAACGACACACTCTACATCCCAGAGTGGGAAGGCAGAGCCCCAGACTCCATCGACTATCGAAAGAAAGGATATGTTACTCCGGTCAAAAATCAG GGTGAGTGTGGTTCCTGTTGGGCCTTTAGCTCTGCGGGTGCCCTGGAGGGCCAGCTCAAGAAGAAGACGGGCAAACTCCTGACTCTGAGTCCTCAGAATCTGGTGGATTGTGTGTCTGAGAATTATGGCTGTGGAGGCGGCTATATGACCACTGCCTTCCGATATGTGCAGACAAATGGGGGCATTGACTCTGAGGATGCTTATCCCTACGTGGGGCAG GATCAAAGTTGTATGTATAACCCAACAGCAAAGGCAGCTAAATGCAGAGGGTACAGAGAGATCCCTGTGGGGGACGAGAAGGCCCTGAAGAGAGCGGTGGCTCGCGTGGGCCCCATCTCCGTGTCAATCGACGCAAGCTTGCCGTCTTTCCAGTTTTACAGCAGAG GCGTGTACTACGATGAAAATTGTGACCCTGATAATGTGAACCACGCAGTGTTGGTGGTGGGCTATGGCGTCCAGAAGGGAAGCAAGCACTGGATAATTAAAAACAG CTGGGGAGAAAGCTGGGGAAACAAAGGATATGTTCTCTTGGCTCGGAATAAGAACAATGCCTGTGGCATCACCAGCCTGGCCAGCTTTCCCAAGATGTGA